Proteins found in one Vagococcus carniphilus genomic segment:
- a CDS encoding ABC transporter ATP-binding protein, with the protein MKTMWHYAMRQKGLLAINIVCVFGFIIIELGLPTLLAKMLDVGIVNSDFEYVKKMGTYMIATVLVGIVLYIGLAVVGARINTRLVQQMRNDMMENMQRFSHQEYEKLGISSLITRTTNDAFQVMTFMGMILRIGFITPFMFISSIVMIVRTSPSLTAFVIGALPFLLGGIIVIGKRSEPLSRLQQKNLDNINMILRENLTGLRVIRAFVNEKFEEKRFDRVNRDYTESSKKLFKLMASAQPAFFFLFNIVMVLVIWFGSVQIDGGNLEVGNLIAFIEYIFHALFSFLLFSTVFMMYPRAAVSAGRVQEVLDMEPSISSPENGVTETKTNGVLEFKDVSFAYPGNSESPVIRNVSFTANPGETVAFIGSTGSGKSTLIQLIPRFYDVSRGSILIDGVDVRDYDLSALRDKIGYIPQKALLFSGTIEDNLRYGKPDATEREMREAIDIAQATEFISQKEKGLEEPISEGGSNFSGGQKQRLAIARALIRKPAIYVFDDSFSALDYKTDATLRNRLKKETTESTVLIVAQRVSTIMHADKIVVLNEGDVVGIGTHHDLLKSCSIYYDIASSQLTEEELA; encoded by the coding sequence GTGAAAACAATGTGGCATTATGCCATGCGACAAAAAGGCTTACTAGCAATCAATATAGTTTGCGTATTTGGATTTATTATTATTGAATTAGGGTTGCCAACACTACTAGCTAAAATGTTAGATGTGGGAATCGTTAATAGTGATTTTGAATATGTTAAAAAGATGGGTACCTATATGATTGCAACAGTCCTTGTAGGGATTGTCCTCTACATTGGATTAGCCGTAGTCGGTGCAAGAATCAACACACGTCTTGTTCAACAAATGAGAAACGATATGATGGAGAATATGCAACGTTTTTCTCATCAAGAATATGAAAAATTAGGTATATCTTCTCTTATCACTCGTACAACAAATGATGCGTTTCAAGTGATGACATTTATGGGAATGATTTTAAGAATCGGCTTTATCACTCCTTTTATGTTTATCTCAAGTATTGTGATGATTGTTAGAACAAGTCCTTCATTAACAGCGTTTGTTATTGGAGCATTGCCATTTTTACTTGGCGGAATTATTGTTATAGGTAAGCGTTCAGAACCTTTATCTAGATTACAACAAAAAAATCTCGATAATATCAATATGATTTTAAGAGAAAATTTAACGGGACTACGAGTTATTCGAGCTTTTGTTAATGAAAAATTTGAAGAAAAACGTTTTGATCGTGTGAACCGTGATTACACTGAAAGTTCTAAAAAATTATTTAAATTAATGGCTTCAGCTCAACCGGCCTTTTTCTTTTTATTTAACATTGTTATGGTATTAGTTATTTGGTTTGGTAGTGTTCAAATTGATGGTGGTAACTTAGAAGTAGGTAATTTAATTGCTTTTATTGAATATATTTTCCACGCGCTATTCTCATTCTTGCTTTTTTCTACGGTATTTATGATGTATCCTCGAGCAGCTGTCTCTGCCGGTCGTGTCCAAGAAGTACTAGACATGGAACCTTCTATCTCAAGTCCTGAAAATGGTGTTACTGAAACAAAAACAAATGGTGTACTAGAATTTAAAGATGTGTCATTTGCTTATCCAGGAAACTCAGAAAGTCCAGTTATTCGGAATGTCTCGTTTACAGCTAATCCAGGTGAAACGGTTGCCTTTATTGGAAGTACGGGAAGTGGAAAATCTACTTTAATTCAGTTAATTCCAAGGTTTTATGATGTTTCAAGAGGGTCTATTTTAATTGATGGAGTAGACGTTAGAGATTACGATCTATCAGCTTTACGTGACAAAATTGGTTACATTCCTCAAAAAGCTTTACTGTTTTCTGGAACAATTGAAGATAACTTAAGATACGGAAAACCAGATGCAACTGAAAGAGAGATGCGGGAAGCAATTGATATCGCACAAGCAACAGAATTTATTTCTCAAAAAGAGAAAGGGTTAGAAGAACCGATTTCAGAAGGGGGCTCTAACTTCTCAGGTGGACAAAAACAACGTTTAGCAATTGCTAGAGCGTTAATTAGAAAACCAGCTATTTATGTATTTGATGATAGTTTTTCAGCACTTGATTACAAAACAGATGCCACTTTAAGAAATAGATTAAAGAAAGAAACGACAGAATCTACAGTGTTAATCGTGGCACAACGTGTGAGTACGATTATGCATGCTGATAAGATTGTTGTATTAAACGAAGGCGATGTCGTTGGTATTGGAACACATCATGATTTATTAAAATCATGTTCTATTTACTATGATATAGCCTCATCTCAATTAACAGAGGAGGAGTTAGCATGA
- a CDS encoding ABC transporter ATP-binding protein, protein MKKSTGSLNRLYAYISPYKLHFFSAIFMTIIAIVLNGILPWVTGLPTTRIAQNVKNGESVDFTYIGKIIVILLLIGTAWSIASFLAQMFMTNVVQHSMRDLRQDLDKKINRLPVSYFDKNQFGDVLSRITNDVDAVSNAMQQSFIAIINAILGIVMAIVAMLMINIKLAMVVMVIIPLSIIISKIVVNISQRYFKKQQDSLGDLNGFVQENLTGFNVLKLYGREEQTISDFKEVNGNLAKNGFKAAALSGLMMPLVNLTAYSAYIGVAVLGSYYIIQGVLLLGNLQAFIQYVWQVSQPMGQITQLSSVIQSASAATKRVFEIMDEPEEILNEQDIPLPEKIEGNVTFENVSFSYDPQKPLIQNLNIEVKSGQTVAVVGPTGAGKTTLINLLMRFYDVTEGSIKIDGIDTKAMNRSDVRSLFGMVLQDAWLYNDSISENIRFGKLDATDYEVVDAAKTANVDHFIRTMPDGYNMAINEEGDNVSLGQKQLLTIARAVISDPKILILDEATSSVDTRLEGLIQKAMDRVMEGRTSFVIAHRLSTIRDADLILVMDQGQIIEQGNHETLIAKKGFYEKLYNSQFQEEAE, encoded by the coding sequence ATGAAAAAATCAACTGGTTCTTTAAACAGACTTTATGCCTACATCTCTCCTTATAAGCTTCATTTTTTCTCAGCCATTTTTATGACTATTATTGCTATTGTTTTAAATGGGATTTTACCTTGGGTGACAGGATTACCGACCACTCGAATAGCTCAAAATGTGAAAAATGGAGAGTCTGTTGATTTTACCTATATTGGAAAAATCATAGTCATTTTACTTCTCATTGGGACAGCCTGGAGTATAGCAAGTTTCTTAGCTCAAATGTTTATGACAAATGTTGTCCAACATTCAATGCGTGATTTAAGACAAGATTTGGATAAGAAAATTAATCGCTTGCCAGTCTCTTATTTTGATAAAAATCAATTTGGAGATGTTTTATCTCGTATCACAAATGACGTGGATGCAGTGAGTAATGCGATGCAACAAAGTTTTATCGCGATTATTAACGCTATTTTAGGAATTGTGATGGCAATTGTTGCAATGTTAATGATCAACATAAAATTAGCGATGGTCGTTATGGTAATTATTCCTCTATCCATTATTATTTCAAAAATTGTGGTTAATATTTCTCAACGTTACTTTAAGAAGCAACAAGATTCTTTAGGTGATTTGAATGGTTTCGTACAAGAAAATCTAACAGGATTTAACGTATTGAAATTATATGGACGAGAAGAACAAACGATATCTGATTTTAAAGAAGTAAATGGTAACTTAGCTAAAAATGGTTTTAAAGCAGCTGCTTTATCAGGCTTGATGATGCCGTTAGTTAATCTAACAGCTTATAGTGCTTATATTGGTGTTGCTGTGTTAGGTTCTTATTATATTATCCAAGGCGTTTTATTACTTGGTAACTTACAAGCGTTCATTCAATACGTATGGCAAGTGAGTCAACCAATGGGACAAATTACCCAATTGTCTTCAGTGATTCAAAGTGCTTCTGCTGCTACAAAACGTGTGTTTGAAATCATGGATGAACCAGAAGAAATCTTAAATGAACAAGATATTCCTTTACCAGAAAAAATTGAAGGTAATGTAACATTTGAAAATGTATCATTTAGTTATGATCCTCAAAAACCGTTGATTCAGAACTTAAATATTGAAGTGAAAAGTGGACAGACTGTTGCGGTAGTCGGACCAACGGGTGCAGGGAAAACAACTCTTATTAATTTGTTGATGCGTTTTTATGATGTGACAGAAGGTTCTATTAAGATTGATGGTATTGATACAAAGGCAATGAATCGTAGTGATGTTCGTTCTCTTTTTGGAATGGTTCTACAAGATGCTTGGCTATATAATGACAGCATCTCAGAAAATATTCGTTTTGGTAAGTTAGATGCAACTGATTATGAGGTTGTTGATGCAGCAAAAACCGCGAATGTGGATCATTTCATTCGAACAATGCCTGATGGTTATAATATGGCAATTAATGAAGAAGGGGACAATGTGTCTCTTGGTCAAAAACAGCTACTAACTATTGCTCGTGCTGTTATCTCAGATCCTAAAATTCTGATTTTAGATGAAGCAACTAGTTCTGTGGATACTAGATTAGAAGGTTTGATTCAAAAAGCAATGGATCGTGTGATGGAAGGTAGAACGAGTTTTGTAATTGCCCATCGTCTATCAACCATTCGTGACGCTGATTTAATTCTTGTGATGGATCAAGGACAAATCATCGAACAAGGAAATCACGAAACATTAATAGCTAAAAAAGGCTTCTACGAAAAACTGTATAATAGCCAGTTCCAAGAAGAAGCAGAGTAA
- a CDS encoding class I SAM-dependent methyltransferase has protein sequence MYNHYGELATTVYELTKPAGASLNGDIDYYMERLEGVTGRILEAGVGSGRMLIPLLEEGFHIEGIDQSKDMLDACQKNLSAHHLTTAIYQDDLAFFSISDNYYDAIIMPTSTFCLIQTEELANQVLENFHRHLKPNGKIIIDLDLPFYPELGESSTNSFPISSKELITYEKKIVEIDWLKQHTIYHLTYAKWVEGVLVKQELQQFLLRWYGLNEFKLILEKVGFQDISISSDYEFDVHPVDSNQTITFEAIKK, from the coding sequence ATGTACAATCATTACGGCGAATTAGCCACAACTGTTTACGAATTAACTAAACCCGCAGGAGCTTCTTTAAACGGAGACATCGACTACTATATGGAGCGACTTGAAGGAGTAACAGGTCGAATTCTTGAAGCTGGAGTTGGGAGTGGACGTATGCTGATTCCTTTACTGGAAGAGGGATTTCATATAGAAGGAATTGATCAGTCAAAAGACATGTTAGACGCTTGTCAAAAAAACTTATCTGCACACCACTTAACTACTGCTATTTATCAAGATGACTTGGCTTTCTTTTCAATTAGTGATAACTATTATGATGCAATCATTATGCCGACTTCTACATTTTGCTTGATTCAAACAGAAGAACTTGCCAATCAAGTTTTAGAGAACTTTCATCGTCATTTAAAACCTAACGGCAAAATTATTATTGACTTAGATTTACCTTTTTATCCAGAACTTGGGGAGTCTTCTACCAATAGTTTCCCCATCTCTTCAAAAGAACTAATTACTTATGAGAAAAAAATTGTTGAAATTGATTGGTTAAAACAACACACTATCTATCATCTAACTTATGCTAAATGGGTTGAGGGCGTGCTAGTTAAACAAGAGCTACAACAATTTTTACTTCGATGGTATGGTTTAAATGAATTTAAGTTAATACTCGAAAAAGTAGGCTTTCAAGATATTAGTATCTCTTCAGATTATGAATTTGATGTTCATCCTGTTGATAGCAATCAAACTATTACCTTTGAGGCAATAAAAAAATAG
- a CDS encoding cupin domain-containing protein has translation MQILNMNELPEGVEVNYLDKARTAYLGKAAGSEKMYVNIDKIEPGQKSCKYHSHARQEEFFLILKGAATLRYDGEEYLVKKGDFVAKPAGKQHAHQFINSGEEVLEILDVGLNVANDITYYPDEAVYYLPDEEKVFSEQGELKEWTSEPNE, from the coding sequence ATGCAGATACTAAACATGAATGAGTTGCCTGAAGGAGTCGAGGTTAATTACTTAGACAAAGCAAGGACTGCTTATCTAGGAAAAGCAGCTGGTAGTGAAAAGATGTATGTTAACATCGATAAAATAGAGCCTGGACAAAAAAGTTGTAAATATCATAGTCATGCAAGGCAAGAAGAATTCTTTTTAATCTTAAAAGGTGCAGCAACTTTGAGATATGATGGTGAAGAATATCTGGTTAAAAAAGGCGATTTTGTAGCAAAACCAGCTGGGAAACAACATGCTCATCAATTTATTAATAGTGGAGAGGAGGTTCTAGAAATATTAGATGTAGGCTTAAATGTAGCTAATGATATCACGTATTACCCAGATGAGGCAGTTTATTATTTACCTGACGAGGAAAAAGTTTTTTCAGAACAAGGTGAGTTGAAAGAGTGGACATCAGAACCAAATGAATAA
- a CDS encoding YxeA family protein: MKEGLIASFLIIVVATAGYYTYDNYHRTEEYYTKVVTEGEPITLKKEDGETFNRYRYQLESYKSPSVSKKVEIDSVENQPFKKDTYLKVKFSQEEGVTSLEEIKDVPSDIKNELDRL; the protein is encoded by the coding sequence ATGAAAGAGGGACTGATTGCTTCTTTTTTAATCATAGTAGTGGCAACAGCTGGTTATTATACTTATGACAACTATCATAGAACAGAGGAGTATTACACAAAAGTAGTAACAGAAGGAGAACCGATTACCTTAAAAAAAGAAGACGGTGAAACATTCAATCGATACCGCTACCAATTAGAAAGCTATAAATCTCCTAGCGTTTCTAAAAAAGTTGAAATTGATTCAGTGGAAAATCAACCATTTAAAAAAGATACTTATCTAAAAGTTAAGTTTAGCCAAGAAGAAGGTGTCACTTCATTAGAAGAAATCAAAGACGTTCCTTCTGACATAAAGAACGAGCTAGATCGCTTATAA
- the sfsA gene encoding DNA/RNA nuclease SfsA encodes MAEYAGIEIVTFKERQNRFIATCIKDTGEEIITHVKNTGRCKELLIPGVQVAVNFQDKATRKTKYDLVSVKKEGAWFNIDSQLPNDLVEEGIKQNLIKFAILRGKVTDLKREFTYKDSRIDFLIETDLGEKLLVEVKGMTLEADRIGSFPDAPTLRGLKHVETLIDANEDGYLRAVLFVVQFESIDVATINKEMQPDLQAAFQKGMEQGLEVLAYNCHVTPDEVVIKEQVPFKLL; translated from the coding sequence ATGGCTGAATATGCTGGAATTGAAATCGTAACCTTTAAAGAAAGACAAAATAGATTTATCGCTACTTGCATAAAAGACACTGGTGAGGAGATTATTACTCATGTCAAAAATACTGGAAGATGTAAAGAACTACTAATACCAGGCGTTCAAGTGGCTGTTAATTTTCAAGATAAAGCAACAAGAAAAACTAAGTATGATTTAGTATCTGTCAAAAAAGAGGGAGCTTGGTTCAATATTGACAGTCAACTACCTAATGACTTAGTTGAAGAAGGTATCAAGCAAAATCTGATAAAATTTGCTATACTAAGGGGCAAAGTGACGGATCTAAAAAGAGAGTTCACGTATAAAGATTCAAGAATTGATTTTTTAATTGAAACTGATTTAGGAGAAAAGCTACTAGTTGAAGTAAAAGGAATGACCTTAGAAGCTGATAGAATAGGCTCATTTCCAGATGCCCCGACGTTAAGAGGTCTTAAACATGTAGAAACATTAATTGACGCAAACGAAGATGGCTATTTAAGAGCTGTGCTATTTGTGGTTCAATTTGAAAGTATTGATGTGGCGACTATTAATAAAGAGATGCAGCCTGATTTGCAAGCTGCCTTTCAAAAGGGTATGGAACAAGGGCTAGAAGTATTAGCTTATAATTGTCATGTTACTCCTGATGAAGTAGTCATTAAAGAACAAGTCCCATTTAAATTATTGTAG
- a CDS encoding Gfo/Idh/MocA family protein, translating into MLNLGIIGTNWITHEFVGAATTSGEYQLSAVYSRNEDKAKEFASKYPNAKSVIASTDLVEFFHLEEIDVIYIASPNSLHYEQAKGAIEAGKHVIVEKPAVSRLEELEELIDLAEEKEVFYFEAARHIHEENFERVAVMLKNREDILGANLNFMKYSSRYDAVLRGEEPNIFSPKFSGGALMDLGVYLVYTAISWFGKPKESFYFNQKLPTGVDGLGTMIFRYDGFDVTMMTGKNADSYLPSEIYLSDSTICLDAINSIQEIKVKKREDKELIELSYGEANSENPMIEEAIAFSEVINQPMSVKQQKRYQDWIQLAKEVHCVMESLRKQTGIVFDADK; encoded by the coding sequence ATGTTAAATTTAGGAATTATTGGAACAAATTGGATTACCCACGAATTTGTAGGCGCAGCAACCACAAGTGGCGAGTATCAATTAAGCGCAGTCTATTCAAGAAATGAAGACAAAGCAAAAGAATTTGCAAGTAAATATCCTAATGCTAAAAGTGTGATTGCCTCAACCGATCTTGTTGAGTTTTTTCATCTAGAAGAAATCGATGTTATTTATATTGCTTCTCCCAATAGTTTGCATTATGAACAAGCCAAAGGTGCTATTGAAGCTGGAAAACATGTCATCGTTGAAAAACCAGCTGTTTCAAGATTAGAGGAATTAGAAGAATTAATTGATTTGGCTGAAGAAAAAGAAGTGTTTTATTTTGAAGCGGCTAGACATATCCATGAAGAAAACTTTGAACGAGTGGCTGTCATGTTAAAAAACAGAGAGGATATCTTAGGTGCCAACCTAAATTTCATGAAATACTCTTCTCGTTATGATGCCGTTTTAAGAGGTGAAGAACCAAATATCTTCTCACCAAAATTCTCAGGTGGTGCGTTGATGGACTTAGGTGTCTACCTTGTTTATACAGCTATTAGCTGGTTTGGAAAACCAAAAGAAAGTTTTTACTTTAACCAAAAATTACCGACAGGCGTTGATGGACTAGGAACAATGATTTTCAGATATGACGGCTTTGATGTGACGATGATGACAGGGAAAAATGCCGATAGTTACTTACCTTCTGAAATCTATTTAAGTGATAGCACTATTTGTTTAGATGCTATTAACTCAATCCAAGAAATTAAAGTAAAAAAACGTGAAGACAAAGAATTAATCGAATTAAGTTACGGTGAAGCAAATTCAGAAAACCCAATGATTGAAGAAGCTATCGCATTTAGCGAAGTCATCAATCAACCAATGAGTGTTAAACAACAAAAGAGATACCAAGATTGGATTCAATTAGCTAAAGAAGTTCACTGTGTAATGGAGTCATTGAGAAAACAAACAGGCATCGTTTTTGATGCAGATAAATAA
- a CDS encoding DEAD/DEAH box helicase: MTMIENLPKEWQEKWVEKKFKDPSLIQEKMYEPLSSGKSVLGISPTGSGKTLAYLLPLMQQIKKGEGNQLLILLPSQELASQVADVTREWIKPLELNIQTIIGGANISRQIERLKKRPEVLVGTPGRVLELIKAKKIKAHLINCLVLDEVDDLVSQEDYNAAKSVMKTVLADTQVVAVSATGQVILPEIDQLFRTAPEVIDVTETDDTKGTIKHSYIITPTRKRSDTLRRLAHVEGFKGLVFFNQLSELGVASERLDYLGIEHRTLASDQHQTERKRAIEDFENNKVALLLTTDIGARGLDFSDLHYVVQYDLALHAENYIHRSGRVGRMGKPGEVISLINERDVRILRKITNSLNRDLTETFVSHGQLVDEKIESSQVEEEPKKESKKETKKVELPVSKSGELKMKPKEPKKEQPKKKKKKNRTNRNKNKGASWK; encoded by the coding sequence ATGACAATGATAGAAAATTTGCCTAAAGAGTGGCAAGAAAAATGGGTCGAAAAAAAGTTTAAAGACCCAAGTTTGATTCAAGAAAAGATGTATGAACCTTTAAGCAGTGGAAAAAGTGTGTTAGGTATTTCACCGACAGGATCAGGAAAAACGTTGGCATATCTTCTTCCTCTAATGCAACAAATAAAAAAAGGAGAAGGCAATCAGTTATTAATTTTACTGCCTTCTCAAGAATTAGCTTCCCAAGTAGCAGATGTAACCAGAGAGTGGATTAAACCTTTAGAGTTAAACATTCAAACGATTATTGGTGGAGCTAATATTAGTAGACAAATTGAACGTTTGAAGAAACGTCCAGAAGTATTAGTTGGAACACCCGGACGAGTATTAGAGCTGATTAAAGCTAAAAAAATCAAAGCTCATTTAATCAACTGTTTAGTTTTAGATGAGGTAGATGATTTAGTTTCTCAAGAAGATTATAATGCTGCAAAAAGTGTAATGAAAACTGTTTTAGCAGATACTCAAGTAGTTGCTGTTTCTGCTACAGGTCAAGTGATTTTACCTGAAATCGACCAGTTATTTAGAACAGCGCCAGAGGTAATCGATGTAACAGAAACAGATGACACCAAAGGAACCATTAAACATTCTTATATCATTACACCAACTAGAAAACGCTCAGACACATTAAGACGATTGGCTCATGTGGAAGGCTTTAAAGGGTTAGTCTTTTTCAACCAATTAAGTGAGTTAGGAGTTGCTTCAGAAAGACTAGATTATCTAGGGATTGAGCACCGAACTCTTGCTTCTGATCAACATCAGACAGAGCGAAAACGAGCTATTGAAGACTTCGAAAATAATAAAGTCGCTCTTTTATTAACAACTGACATTGGAGCTAGAGGGTTAGATTTTTCTGATTTACATTATGTGGTGCAATATGATTTAGCTCTTCATGCAGAAAATTATATCCATCGTTCTGGTCGAGTTGGACGAATGGGTAAACCTGGTGAAGTGATTAGTTTAATCAACGAACGAGACGTAAGAATTTTAAGAAAAATTACGAATAGTTTAAATCGTGATTTAACGGAAACTTTTGTGAGTCATGGTCAATTAGTTGATGAAAAAATTGAAAGCTCACAGGTAGAAGAAGAGCCTAAAAAAGAATCTAAAAAAGAAACGAAAAAAGTAGAATTGCCTGTTTCAAAAAGTGGCGAGCTAAAAATGAAACCAAAAGAACCCAAAAAAGAACAGCCTAAGAAAAAGAAGAAAAAAAATAGAACAAATCGTAATAAAAATAAAGGGGCTAGTTGGAAATAG